A section of the Streptococcus oriscaviae genome encodes:
- the nspC gene encoding carboxynorspermidine decarboxylase, producing MRMDQVPTPAYVIDESKLVKNLEILKSVQDRTGCKVLLAQKAFSMYATYPLISQYLTGTTASGLYEAKLGREEFGGEVHVFAPAFKDADLEEILEIADHIVFNSERQLRKHVDKCRAAGVSIGLRINPECSTQGDHALYDPCAVGSRFGVRIDQFSEDLLDLVDGLHFHTLCEQNSDDLKTTLEAVEAKFGPYLHRIKWLNMGGGHHVTRDDYDLDLLISSIQQIQEKYGLEVYIEPGEAIALNAGYLVTEVLDIVENGIETLVLDASATCHMPDVLEMPYRPPLRHGFEAGEKAYTYRLSSNTCLTGDIIGDYSFEKPVEIGDKLYFEDMAIYSFVKNNTFNGIGLPSLVLMDKAGDCRIVKSFGYENFKGRLS from the coding sequence ATGAGAATGGATCAAGTCCCAACGCCAGCCTATGTCATTGACGAAAGCAAGCTGGTAAAGAATTTAGAAATTCTCAAGTCAGTCCAAGACCGTACAGGCTGCAAGGTCCTCTTGGCTCAAAAAGCCTTTTCCATGTACGCCACCTATCCGCTGATTAGCCAATATCTGACTGGAACCACCGCATCTGGCCTTTATGAAGCCAAGCTGGGTCGTGAGGAGTTTGGGGGTGAAGTCCATGTCTTTGCCCCAGCCTTTAAGGACGCAGATTTGGAAGAAATCTTGGAAATTGCAGACCACATCGTCTTTAATTCCGAGCGCCAGTTGCGCAAGCACGTAGACAAGTGCCGAGCAGCAGGAGTTAGTATCGGTCTGCGGATCAATCCAGAATGTTCCACTCAGGGTGATCATGCCCTTTATGACCCCTGTGCAGTGGGTTCTCGATTCGGTGTTCGGATTGACCAGTTTTCAGAAGACCTGCTGGACTTGGTGGATGGCCTGCATTTTCATACACTTTGCGAGCAAAATTCAGATGATTTGAAAACTACCTTGGAGGCTGTTGAGGCCAAGTTTGGCCCTTATCTCCACCGCATCAAGTGGCTCAATATGGGCGGCGGCCACCATGTGACCAGAGATGATTATGATCTGGACTTGCTGATTTCTTCAATCCAGCAGATACAGGAAAAATATGGGCTGGAAGTCTATATCGAGCCCGGTGAGGCCATCGCCCTCAACGCGGGCTATCTGGTGACAGAGGTCTTGGATATTGTGGAGAATGGCATTGAAACCCTGGTGCTGGATGCTTCGGCTACCTGTCACATGCCAGATGTACTAGAAATGCCCTATCGCCCACCGCTTCGTCATGGTTTTGAGGCTGGGGAGAAGGCTTATACTTACAGGCTGTCTTCCAATACCTGCCTGACTGGCGACATCATCGGCGATTATTCCTTTGAAAAACCTGTGGAGATTGGTGACAAGCTCTACTTTGAAGACATGGCCATCTACTCTTTTGTCAAAAATAATACCTTCAACGGGATCGGTCTGCCAAGTCTGGTCTTGATGGACAAGGCTGGCGACTGCCGGATTGTCAAGAGTTTTGGCTATGAAAATTTCAAGGGGAGGCTGTCATGA